In the genome of Anabaena sphaerica FACHB-251, the window TAAATGCGTTGGCGATCGCTTAAAGTAAAATTCCGTCCCTGTTGCAACCAAGCCGCAATTTCTGGGTCATCCCAAAACAAGGGATCAATCCAAGCCAAATTATGCCACGCTAGTAAATCGCTGTAATCAGGCTGTTGCCAATTTGCTAAACACCAAGCTTGTCCCTTTTCCTGTCTTTGATAGTACAACTCGGCATAACGAGGATGGGGATCTATTAAGGTATGGTGATTAGCATCAAAAAAATGTTGAACAATAAATTCTTTCTGTTCTGTGGTTAACTTTTCCACAGGTGTCAAACTGGCTGTAAGGTAAGGGTCAAAAGCAGTACCAGCAATATAATCTTCCAGTTGCAAAATCAAAGAAGGTACTAAATTCACTGTTTGGTGTAATTTGGGATACCGTTCTAGGAGTAATATTAAATCTAGATAATCCTTAGTACCATGTAACCTGACCCAAGGTAGGCGATACTGCTGACTAGCAGAGGCAGAAACACCACTACCAGGAGATTTGTACAGCGGCTGATGTTGATGCCAGATAAAAGCGACGTACAGGGGGTGAGACATGAGGAGTGATAAGTTATTCGGGACTTACTAATAATCTTGAATTATTAATGATGTTAATGGGTAATGGGTAATTGGGAAAAGGCAAAAGGCAAAAGGCAGAAAGTAATTAAGATATTATTCGCTCCCCTGCTCCCCTGCTCCCCTGCTCCCCTGCTCCCCTGCTCCCCAGTTCCCAGTCCCCACTACCTATTGCCTAAATTACTTGTTCAATTTCAGCAATTTCGGGAATCATTTCCTTGAGGCGGCGTTCAATACCCATTCTCAGAGTCATTGCGGAACTGGGACAAGAACCGCAAGCACCTTGTAAACGCAGTTTCACAATAGGTCCATCAAGTTCTACGAGTTCCACATTACCGCCATCCGACATTAGATAAGGGCGCATTTCATCTAATACGGTTTCAACGTTGTCAATTGTCAGTTCCATAGTTTTAGACCTGTTAAGTTAACGATAGGTGTAGAAATTGGGATTGAGAATTGTTAACCATTTCCCAAAATATCCAAAATTTTCTTCTTTTGCTGAATTAAATCGATCCTAGATCCAATTGCCACTATATGTTCAGAAAATACAGTAGGAGGCAGGAGGAAGAAAGGAAAGATTTTTCCCAATGGGAGCAATGCGATATCAATTTTGAGATTCTATCTCGCACTCGCTAGGGGAACACAGCACTGGTTGTTGATAAAGTGGCACTGTGAAGGTGACGGTTGAACCCAGTCCTTCGCCTAAACTGTAGAAATGCACCTCACCACCCATTGCCTCTATAAGTCTTTGGGATATAGTTAATCCTAAACCGGTGCCACCGTAATGACGAGTACGGGAACCATCCACCTGAGAGAATAATTGAAAAAGTTTATCTTGTTTGTCTAAGGAAACACCAATACCAGTATCTGCAACTCGCACTTTCACCATGCCGGGTGTGGATGGTTTGCTCGATTTTCCTTTGCTTTTTTTGATAACTAAATCGGCGCTGATGGTGACTCCACCTTCATGGGTGAATTTAAGGGCATTGCCCACCAAATTGAGCATAACTTGTAACAACCTTTGGTAATTACCTTGGACGATAATTTCATCGGAAGTTACAGGCATTTGCATTTGGAGGCTGAGGTTTCTCATTTCCGCTTGAGGACGGGTAAAGTTTTCTACATCACCGAATAGCTCATTTAGTTTAACTGGTGAGCAGTCTAGCTCCATTTTGCCAGCTTCGATTTTGGCAATATCTAAGATGTCATTGAGAATATTCAGCAGGTGGATTGATAATTGATGAGCTTCCGATACAAATTGATGTTGTTCTTCGGGATCATCTGCCATCCCTTCTAAGATTAGCTTTAAGAAGCCGATCATGCCGTTGAGGGGGGTACGAATTTCGTGGGATACGTTGGCAAGAAATTCGCTTTTTAAGCGGGATGCTTCTTCCGCTTTCTGTCGTGCGTCCTCTAGTTCTTTGTATAAAGTTGCATGAGCGATCGCTGTTCCCAGCTGATCTGCTAACTCTTTGGTTAATTCTAGTTCGGTTTCGGTTAATAATTGGTATTCATTGCTCAAGCTCAAGGCAACCAAACCATTTGCTTGGTCTTGATAGTTAGTAGCAACCAACAAAAATTTTTGCTGCTCTTGATTTTTTTGGATAGGCAACTCTATAACCATCGGTTCCAGAGTTGCCAAAGCCTGAGCAAAGGCAGGCTCTGAAGATATATCTATTTCTGAGCCTAGCAGTGGTTCTAATTGTTGTTGGTGATATTCTGCGATTATCTGGACTTTTGCCGAACCAGGCTGATAAGGACAGATAATACAACGCTCCAGGTTGAGAATATTTCCTAAACAGTCCACTGTTTGCTGCCAAATAATGTCTAGATCCAGAGTCCGTCGGATATTTCTGGTAATTTTGTTTAATAGTTTTTGGTTTTGTACCGATACCTGTGGCACGCTACGCGAACGCAAAGCCAACTCTAGTTGTGAAGGCTTTTTTGCTTCCTGATTAACTTCTTTGCTATTGACTTGAGATGGTAACAACCTACCCATCACCAAGACTGTCGTCGCGGCTAGACCCAATCGCGGCATAATTGGAGTAATTGTCAACTCCAACTCGAATAACTGCTGACTGCTTTTAAACCAGCACTGAACTCTTTCCGGGACTAAAGTTGTTAAAATCCGGTGCAAGCGTTCCAGATAGGTAACTTTATCTACCGGAGTAAAGGCTTCATTTTCATTAAGCGCATCAACTATTTTCTCAGTCTCCAGGTCTAGGAGTTCGCTGTGCTGCCAATCAAATGTCAGATAACGCCCAGTGCCATCTTGGGTATATACCAACTCAGATGCCAGAGTTGGTAATAAGCCATCTGTACTGCGGTTAATAGATTCCTGATTCTGAGAAAATAAATTTGACAATTGGTTATTCGCAGTAATAGTCATTAATCGAATTGGGTAGACAAATTGCTTTCCACCGTGGTTGTACTAAAGCTGCTTAAATTTTGGCATAAAGTTTTACAGCTTTCACACTTTCGATTGTGTATTTTTGACTTTTCTGGAATTTAGAGCATGAAACTTTACATTTTGTATCATTACAAGAGGGAATAGGTAACAGGGAATAAAAAATAGGGAGATGAGTCAGTTGTCAGTTGTGATTCTCCCACTGCCTTATGCCTTATGGCTTATGCCTTATGGCTTTGTTTGGTAATCTTAATCATTCCATTCTCCTCTAGGGGGAACTGGTGTACGTACTGGTGTACGAGTTA includes:
- a CDS encoding sensor histidine kinase; protein product: MTITANNQLSNLFSQNQESINRSTDGLLPTLASELVYTQDGTGRYLTFDWQHSELLDLETEKIVDALNENEAFTPVDKVTYLERLHRILTTLVPERVQCWFKSSQQLFELELTITPIMPRLGLAATTVLVMGRLLPSQVNSKEVNQEAKKPSQLELALRSRSVPQVSVQNQKLLNKITRNIRRTLDLDIIWQQTVDCLGNILNLERCIICPYQPGSAKVQIIAEYHQQQLEPLLGSEIDISSEPAFAQALATLEPMVIELPIQKNQEQQKFLLVATNYQDQANGLVALSLSNEYQLLTETELELTKELADQLGTAIAHATLYKELEDARQKAEEASRLKSEFLANVSHEIRTPLNGMIGFLKLILEGMADDPEEQHQFVSEAHQLSIHLLNILNDILDIAKIEAGKMELDCSPVKLNELFGDVENFTRPQAEMRNLSLQMQMPVTSDEIIVQGNYQRLLQVMLNLVGNALKFTHEGGVTISADLVIKKSKGKSSKPSTPGMVKVRVADTGIGVSLDKQDKLFQLFSQVDGSRTRHYGGTGLGLTISQRLIEAMGGEVHFYSLGEGLGSTVTFTVPLYQQPVLCSPSECEIESQN
- a CDS encoding NifU family protein — its product is MELTIDNVETVLDEMRPYLMSDGGNVELVELDGPIVKLRLQGACGSCPSSAMTLRMGIERRLKEMIPEIAEIEQVI